TGGAAACTGCCCTAATTAAAGGAGCTGGTACTTCTGGATCGTGGGGCTCACAATATCCTCCTTCATCCTTTAAATACAATAAAAGATAATACATAATTTCTCTGAAACGAATATAATCTTTACATATGATAATAAATGATATAGTGTTACTTTTATAGGAGCCAAAGGATTAATTGCACCTCCATGCTTCATTGCAATATAAAgaggaaaatttaataaaaatattttcgagagAAGGTGGAATAATTTTTCTCTATCCTGTTGAGACCAATTTTGCTTTGTTTGCATCTCTGTTTGTGCAAAATCTGAATCATCAGCCTTTCCTTCAtctgttttttcttcttctttttcatttttgggtAGTGTTTTCCCGACGCTCGTCTGCTGTCCATTTTGTTGTATAATTTGTAATTGTTGCAATGTGCATAATACAACACTTTGTGTTAATCGTATaaatcgatcaaaattttttatttctcgaTAACAGCACATACATTGCCTAAAATGGTAAAGACAAAACAGTTCTTTCAAAATAAAACTAAAGAACTGTTGTTCAAGGTCTATACACATTtgtatatttattgtatatgtTGTAGAGAATGAAAATGTAATCAGACCTCTGCACCCATTGGTTAACATAATGCAGTGTTATATCCACATCCGAAATACAAAGAGTGGCCAATCCATCTTGTTCCTTCGATGACCTTTCATCATCTAAACATAAAatagaaattagaaaattaaaaacagTTGGAAGTAggtacaataaatattttttgaatcAAACATTTTATCATCTACTATAGACTACTTTGGTATGTCgtacaattttaatattaattacgaCTTTAAATaacataatataataaaatatggcTTTATTTTAGCATCCAAATATTAAAGTATGTATTCGTGCATCGGTTAACACAATAAGCCTTAGGACTGCACATAAGAGTTAAGGTTATATTGTAATGCTATAAACGAAACACTATAGCTGAAAAAATTACACGTAAATATAAATTCGATACTTTTTTATGCGATATGTAATCGTTAGATCGTTTGCGCTGAATAGTTAGTTGACGTTGCGAAAGTAAAAGTTCGCAACATGCAACAGAGTATAATAGGTTAACACGAAAGATATTGTATATATTTTGCTTACAGGAGAGCAGAAGGTCGTGAAAGTCAACACACACATCGCACATGGTTTCCTCTCTTTAGCCTCTGAAAGGCTTTTAATCACGTTAAGTTCATCACTCAACTTCACCACCATCCATCCCAAAAGTTGGtaatattattaaacatttGTATTCCTGATTATCCTCAACAGTTGATTAATTCGTTAGTCACCATATTGCTTTTTTACGCAGCTGCGTTCACTTGCCGCTTACTTCAGATGAGCAACGGTGAatatctttttatttttcaaaattctttaTATTTACATAAAACAATATGATAATGACAAAGGATTTAACGTAATTATCTCAATCCACGATCACACTTATTCAAATGATATCCTAAAAATGCTTAATCTACTGTTTATCAATATGAATGTCATTATGACAGAAGACAGCTGATCGCCGCCATATTTTATCGAAATGAtgtgatattttaaatattcatgCGAGCTCTTTAAACAGCAATAGTATTATAAACAAAAGAATTATTGCCTTAAGTGATGTACGAAAACAGTGCcaataaaatattcaatttcatCATAATCATTTGAATATCATAACATGTTTCTCGTTTTTATAACTACAATAATACCGGATTTTTATCGTTTATAATGAATATACATCATACTGTCAATAAATATAAGATTGTAATATTAATTAGTAAATAATAGTGTATAGGAACAAAAACAATTAAGTTTTTACCGATAAGAAATCAtcgttgaaatttattatattatgaaATGTAAACTATAATATCAAGAATTTAAGATAATATGAAAGTGAACTTTCATCTTTTAACataaaatgtttttttattttgtttgtacGAATTAAACTTAACCAATAAATAGGAAACCTATTCTTTCTGACAAACAATTACTTTCGTTAAATCGGAAAAATAAATCTGTAATGATCTTTTTGAAAGTTCAGTTATATCTTCTTGAGTTTTTACTGCAATTTTTAATtgtcaaaatattaaacgacttCAAAATATAATATACTTCAACGAAAATAATAACGTTACTATCACGTATGCTATTTGCAATAATATGAGGAAATATACATTTTAATATATGTACACGGTCCTGGTGAGAGAGTAGAATACCGTGCTAGTAGCGCCAGTGTCCAGAACTATGATAAACAAACTTAATCTTGAAGGAAGCACAACATCTTGTGAGATTTTATAGAAAAGTAACTTGCGTGTGAAGTTATTGACGTGTGTGACGGATCACAGGGTGTTGATAAGTGCTATATCAAAAAGAATAAACACAAGCATACAATCAAAATGGGTAGCACGGATAAAGCCGTGATCACGGGATTTATATGCAGACTTTGTAGTAAGATGAACCGTTTCGTGATTCACATATACGGCGAAGAGGGTGAAAGAATGAAACTTGCGGAGAAAATAAATGCTTATCTTCCAATTACGGTAAAATCACAGTCTACTTTTATCATCTTAACATTCTTAGAATCcttaattaaattttcatttgttGCATTAGATACTGTACACATAATTACATTTGTCgactttttttaatttatatttcataTGTATGATTATGAATGATGAGCATCCAACAGTAGTAGTTGTACAATAATAAAATATCATATTACATTAGTAAGTCTTTTTTCTTGTACACTTATAAAATATTGTGATATTATTATtcgttaaaattgtttaaaaataaaattattaagtctgtattatcaatattattttaaattatataacgGTAATAATGTTgacaaataatttatatttagatGCATAAGATTTTACTCTTTTGTTATACAGGTAAACATGAATGATCCATTACCAAAAACAGCATGTCTACATTGTATTGAACTGCTAGAAGCTCACCATGGATTAATGGAGCAATTTATGTTTGCTAAACGAAGGTTCACTACTGAGAATAAACCATCAACAGTAGCATCATCATCCGCACAAACTGTTGATACTGCACCAACATCTAGCCCACCCCCGTGTTGACATATAGAATCGAAAGCAGAAGATTTTCTCACACAATACTATTAAACATTTTCTATATCTTGTCGCATTACTTTAGTAATTTATTACTAGAAAAACATGAAACTGTTAAGCAAAAAAacaggtataaaaaaaaaacaattcatatGGTAATCTATAAAACTATCTGATCAATTTACTCTTTTTGAAATcttaacaaattttttcaacaaagaaGAAAATCTTTTAGTTTCT
The Colletes latitarsis isolate SP2378_abdomen chromosome 14, iyColLati1, whole genome shotgun sequence DNA segment above includes these coding regions:
- the LOC143350384 gene encoding uncharacterized protein LOC143350384; protein product: MGSTDKAVITGFICRLCSKMNRFVIHIYGEEGERMKLAEKINAYLPITVNMNDPLPKTACLHCIELLEAHHGLMEQFMFAKRRFTTENKPSTVASSSAQTVDTAPTSSPPPC